From the Halomonas meridiana genome, one window contains:
- a CDS encoding feruloyl-CoA synthase, whose product MSLPPPLTNTTFHEYRLHGGDVPSYPSSMTQRLTHWASETPQQPFLAEREGVRRNWRTLTFGEAMPQVKSLAQALINHGLSTERPLMVLSGNSINHALLACAAMHVGIPYVPVSPSYALLSEDFVKLRHVVGLVTPGMLFVDEEARFSQALTAICDNNVTCVAKVPAQRALAFDSLAATPASAEVDDAHARVTPDSIAKLLFTSGSTGMPKAVINTHRMLCSNQAMLAKRLGFLEQRKPVLVDWLPWHHTFGGNTILGMTIHNGGSLYIDDGNPTAQGVQRTIENLREVSPTFYCNVPKGFEALVEYLRNDDTLRETFFRDLEMLHFGGAVLPAHVRAALEALGEQTRGTSVPMLTGLGSTEACLAFCTEESSDTPGLIGQPVPGMTLKLVAKDDKWEARLKGLNVTPGYWRDTQRTSEAFDHEGYYCTGDAMRLIDPDHPERGLIFDGRLSENFKLVTGTWVNVGTLRLHLVEHFAPLAQDIVVIGEGRDYLTGIVVLNLPACEQQLSSADISLDALATNANLHQWFAQRLATHCRGQSSSMRLERLLLLNQPLSVDRGELTDKGSVNQRLVRERYSDLVAYLYAEPPHDPRIILPSANPVS is encoded by the coding sequence ATTGGGCAAGCGAAACACCACAGCAACCCTTTTTAGCTGAGCGAGAAGGGGTCCGTCGTAATTGGCGAACGCTCACCTTCGGCGAAGCAATGCCCCAAGTAAAAAGCCTGGCACAAGCACTGATTAATCATGGCCTGTCGACGGAGCGACCGTTGATGGTGCTGTCAGGAAACAGCATTAATCATGCATTGCTTGCCTGTGCCGCCATGCATGTGGGTATTCCCTACGTGCCGGTGTCGCCCTCTTACGCACTGCTATCAGAGGATTTCGTTAAGCTGCGACATGTGGTGGGACTGGTGACCCCGGGGATGCTATTTGTTGATGAGGAAGCGCGCTTTAGTCAAGCACTAACGGCCATTTGCGATAATAACGTCACCTGTGTGGCCAAGGTACCTGCTCAGCGGGCCCTGGCGTTTGACTCACTAGCAGCAACGCCGGCAAGCGCCGAGGTTGACGATGCCCACGCCCGCGTAACGCCTGACAGTATCGCTAAACTACTCTTTACCTCAGGATCGACGGGCATGCCTAAGGCGGTGATTAATACCCATCGCATGCTATGTAGCAACCAAGCCATGCTAGCGAAGCGACTGGGCTTTTTGGAGCAGCGCAAGCCCGTGCTAGTCGACTGGCTACCCTGGCATCACACCTTCGGCGGCAATACGATTCTGGGGATGACGATTCATAACGGAGGCTCGTTATACATTGATGACGGTAACCCCACCGCCCAGGGGGTTCAGCGAACCATCGAGAACCTGCGCGAAGTGTCGCCGACGTTTTACTGCAATGTTCCCAAGGGCTTTGAAGCTCTAGTCGAGTATTTGCGTAATGATGACACCCTGCGTGAGACTTTTTTCCGCGACCTGGAAATGCTGCACTTCGGCGGTGCCGTGCTACCCGCCCATGTGCGCGCTGCTCTGGAAGCGTTAGGCGAACAGACTCGCGGCACCTCCGTTCCCATGTTAACGGGCCTCGGCTCTACCGAAGCATGCTTGGCTTTTTGCACCGAAGAGTCCAGTGATACACCGGGGCTGATCGGACAGCCTGTACCGGGCATGACGCTGAAACTAGTGGCGAAAGACGATAAGTGGGAGGCGCGCCTTAAGGGCCTCAACGTCACACCGGGTTACTGGCGCGACACACAGCGAACCAGCGAGGCGTTTGACCATGAAGGCTACTACTGCACTGGGGATGCCATGCGCTTAATTGACCCCGACCACCCCGAGCGCGGGCTAATTTTTGACGGTCGGCTAAGCGAGAACTTCAAGCTGGTGACCGGCACTTGGGTCAATGTAGGCACCCTGCGCCTACACCTTGTCGAACACTTTGCCCCCCTGGCACAGGACATAGTGGTAATCGGCGAAGGGCGCGACTACCTGACTGGAATCGTCGTGCTGAACCTTCCCGCCTGTGAGCAGCAGCTTAGCTCAGCGGATATCTCCCTTGATGCTCTGGCCACCAACGCCAACCTACACCAGTGGTTCGCGCAGCGCCTGGCAACTCACTGCCGCGGCCAGTCAAGCTCCATGCGTTTAGAGCGCTTATTGCTACTGAACCAACCTCTTTCCGTTGACCGTGGCGAATTGACCGACAAAGGATCAGTTAACCAACGACTCGTGCGCGAGCGCTACTCGGATCTCGTGGCCTATCTCTATGCTGAGCCACCCCACGATCCACGCATTATCCTCCCCTCTGCGAACCCAGTGTCTTAA
- a CDS encoding thiolase family protein, with amino-acid sequence MTRGHYTAFEDTHLVAALRTPFTDLNGVLGAISPTDLGIKVAKAILDLSGTPPTCVDSVIAGSVAQASFDAYLLPRHIGLYAGVPQEVPALHTQRVCGTGFELLKQAAEQIALGQAKCVLCVGTESMTRNPIAAYTHRGGFKLGAQVDFKDFLWEALMDPAPNVSMIQTSDTLAQRYAITREQVDAYAERSFSLAVEAQAQAILSADIIAVKNETFSLPGYSDRSICLPRKIIRVDQDTHIRPSPRKVLNQLPPVYDDGVQTAGNSAAVVDGAAAALVMAGTHAAKSSLARLRATAVVGVAPETMGIGPAPAIRLLLERSGLTLNDIDRFEINEAQGAQVLAVVRELDIDLTKLNVHGGAIAIGHPLAATGLRLAMSLARQLKRDGLRYGIAAACIGGGQGMAILLEHSAE; translated from the coding sequence ATGACACGCGGGCACTACACGGCATTTGAGGATACCCACTTAGTTGCCGCTTTACGTACACCGTTCACCGACCTGAACGGTGTCCTGGGGGCGATTTCACCCACTGACCTGGGCATCAAGGTCGCCAAAGCAATACTAGACTTGAGCGGCACGCCACCGACATGCGTTGACTCTGTGATCGCCGGGTCAGTTGCACAGGCAAGTTTCGACGCCTATTTACTCCCCCGCCATATTGGATTGTATGCAGGCGTCCCTCAGGAAGTGCCTGCGCTACACACACAGCGTGTTTGCGGCACCGGTTTTGAGCTGTTGAAACAAGCTGCGGAACAGATTGCACTCGGGCAGGCCAAGTGCGTGCTGTGCGTCGGCACGGAATCCATGACCCGCAATCCGATTGCAGCCTATACGCACCGTGGTGGCTTCAAACTGGGTGCACAGGTGGACTTCAAAGACTTCCTATGGGAAGCGCTAATGGATCCAGCACCCAATGTATCAATGATTCAGACCTCCGACACACTGGCGCAGCGCTATGCCATCACTCGGGAGCAGGTAGACGCCTATGCCGAGCGCAGCTTCTCCCTGGCGGTCGAAGCCCAAGCGCAAGCGATCCTCTCCGCGGATATTATTGCTGTTAAAAACGAAACCTTCTCCCTCCCCGGTTATAGTGATAGGAGTATTTGTCTACCTCGTAAAATTATTCGCGTAGACCAAGATACGCATATCCGGCCTTCGCCTCGGAAGGTATTGAACCAATTGCCACCGGTATACGACGACGGCGTACAAACAGCAGGTAACAGCGCCGCCGTTGTCGACGGCGCTGCAGCCGCACTGGTGATGGCGGGCACTCACGCGGCCAAGTCATCTCTCGCACGCCTGCGCGCCACGGCCGTGGTTGGCGTAGCCCCCGAGACCATGGGTATTGGGCCAGCACCCGCTATTCGGCTACTGCTGGAACGTAGCGGCCTCACTCTCAATGATATTGACCGCTTCGAAATCAATGAGGCTCAGGGTGCGCAAGTGCTTGCAGTCGTCCGTGAACTGGATATCGACCTAACTAAGCTCAACGTTCATGGTGGAGCTATCGCCATTGGCCACCCATTGGCCGCAACGGGTTTGCGGCTAGCAATGTCCTTGGCCCGACAACTCAAGCGTGATGGCTTGCGCTATGGCATAGCGGCCGCTTGCATTGGCGGCGGTCAAGGCATGGCCATTCTGCTTGAGCACTCAGCCGAATAA
- a CDS encoding DcaP family trimeric outer membrane transporter, which translates to MKINHFVACVLLAPCALASQAHAFDVVEAGQPIVTGEPSRVGPPWNHRSTINIPGTKTDIAFGGYVKLDAFYDFDYDLGTSTDPYAVMNPGNRTDGRTSFTAYESRLNFRTHTATDYGRLTTYFEGHFVPDGKFGLRHAYGELNGFLAGQTWSNFMSFVGGTRTLALGDPKGYAFERQAQLRYTQPVGEGSFSVALENPTTVIARNDASVADGESQLPDLTLRYEYKRLFALSGIARQLSTNNITNTIDDDVTGYGVQAQFNLPFNASTSLRGSATFGEGIGNYMGNPGNVGHRNAPDVYVNGNNLEAIETQAFGLSLNHYWTDSWFSSVGVSRLQQDLPAGYGDHFETLDYGFANVIWDVTERMSVGLEYQHADIEQVNGVSNDASRLQASATFQF; encoded by the coding sequence ATGAAAATTAACCACTTTGTCGCGTGTGTTCTTCTCGCTCCCTGTGCGCTTGCTTCCCAGGCCCATGCATTTGATGTTGTAGAAGCCGGGCAGCCTATCGTTACCGGAGAGCCCAGCCGAGTAGGCCCACCCTGGAATCATCGATCAACGATTAATATTCCAGGCACCAAAACAGATATTGCCTTTGGGGGGTACGTTAAACTCGATGCGTTTTACGACTTCGACTACGATCTGGGGACATCAACTGATCCTTACGCCGTGATGAACCCAGGCAATAGAACCGATGGTAGAACCAGCTTTACGGCCTATGAGTCCCGCCTGAATTTCCGCACCCATACCGCCACTGACTATGGGCGTTTAACCACTTACTTCGAAGGTCATTTTGTGCCCGATGGTAAGTTTGGGTTGCGCCATGCGTATGGCGAGCTGAACGGGTTTCTCGCCGGGCAAACGTGGTCAAATTTTATGAGCTTCGTGGGCGGAACACGTACCCTGGCACTAGGGGATCCTAAGGGCTACGCCTTCGAGCGGCAGGCTCAGTTGCGCTATACGCAGCCTGTCGGGGAGGGGAGTTTCTCTGTGGCACTGGAAAACCCCACTACAGTTATAGCCCGCAATGATGCTTCAGTAGCCGATGGGGAGAGTCAGCTGCCAGATTTGACGCTGCGCTATGAATATAAGCGCTTATTTGCACTATCGGGGATAGCGCGTCAGCTTTCGACCAATAACATCACCAATACCATTGATGACGACGTCACTGGCTATGGGGTGCAGGCGCAGTTTAATTTGCCCTTTAATGCCTCCACCAGTTTGCGCGGCAGTGCCACCTTCGGTGAGGGTATCGGTAACTATATGGGTAACCCTGGCAACGTAGGTCACCGTAACGCACCTGACGTCTATGTGAACGGTAACAATCTTGAGGCTATTGAAACCCAGGCATTTGGTCTGTCACTTAATCACTACTGGACGGATAGCTGGTTCAGTTCTGTGGGCGTTTCGCGTCTTCAGCAAGACCTGCCCGCAGGCTATGGCGACCATTTCGAAACGCTCGACTATGGGTTTGCCAATGTGATTTGGGATGTTACCGAGCGCATGTCAGTCGGTCTTGAGTACCAGCATGCGGATATCGAACAGGTGAATGGGGTCTCCAATGATGCGAGTCGCCTTCAGGCGAGTGCCACCTTCCAGTTCTAG
- a CDS encoding GntR family transcriptional regulator, translating into MSNNDKSVVSQLRKLISEGAYSPGVRLGEVAVAEQLGVSRTPVRLAFRTLEQEGLLQQAGKRGFMVREFTQADVHCAVEVRGVLEGLAARHLAEQGLPANVAKELDFWIQKGKKLIAKGYLVESDINQWSELNTHFHSIIIHAIGSDVVADAISRNNHLPFAAADSIIIDSDDLVREFKKLQLAQFHHQLIYQSLKRGEGARAEMLMREHALIGLRYPELLADSE; encoded by the coding sequence ATGAGTAACAATGATAAAAGTGTCGTTAGCCAGCTACGTAAATTAATCAGTGAGGGCGCGTACTCTCCAGGAGTGCGCCTTGGTGAAGTCGCGGTAGCGGAGCAGCTGGGTGTTTCTAGAACGCCGGTCAGGCTGGCTTTTCGCACTCTGGAGCAGGAGGGGTTGCTGCAGCAGGCGGGCAAACGCGGGTTTATGGTGCGTGAGTTTACCCAAGCAGATGTGCATTGTGCGGTTGAGGTTCGCGGGGTGTTGGAAGGACTGGCTGCACGTCATCTGGCGGAGCAAGGTCTACCGGCTAATGTCGCTAAGGAGCTGGATTTTTGGATCCAAAAAGGAAAAAAGCTGATAGCCAAAGGCTACCTTGTTGAATCAGATATCAATCAATGGAGTGAACTCAATACGCATTTCCATAGCATCATCATCCATGCCATTGGCAGCGATGTCGTGGCAGATGCTATTTCACGCAATAACCACCTTCCCTTCGCTGCCGCCGACTCGATCATCATTGATAGCGATGATTTAGTGCGAGAGTTCAAAAAGTTGCAGTTGGCGCAGTTTCATCACCAGCTTATATATCAATCACTTAAGCGTGGTGAGGGGGCGAGGGCAGAAATGTTGATGCGTGAGCATGCGCTTATTGGGCTGCGTTACCCTGAGCTACTGGCTGATTCTGAATAG
- a CDS encoding aromatic ring-hydroxylating dioxygenase subunit alpha translates to MTQQAPFPLNTWYVACTPDELTEKPLGRTICNKQLVFFRGDEGRVAAVEDFCPHRGAPLSLGFVRDGKLVCGYHGLEMNCSGKCDSMPGQRVRGFPSNRSYPVEERHGFIWIWPGDPDKADTSLIPELHWANNPDWAYGGGLYHIQCEYRLMIDNLMDLTHETYVHASSIGQPEIEEAAPETTVNGDEVVTSREMENIPAPPFWQAALRGNGLADDVPVDRWQICRFTPPSHVLIEVGVAHAGNGGANAPANVRASSIVVDFITPESDTSIWYFWGMARNFKPDDQALTDKIREGQGKIFEEDLEMLEAQQRNLLRYPDRQLLKLNIDGGGVQARRIIDRILTEERATQTKELPA, encoded by the coding sequence GTGACTCAACAAGCCCCCTTTCCTTTAAATACTTGGTACGTCGCCTGCACCCCTGATGAGCTTACCGAAAAGCCACTTGGACGAACTATTTGTAATAAGCAACTAGTTTTCTTCCGTGGCGATGAAGGTCGCGTCGCCGCCGTGGAAGATTTTTGCCCTCACCGTGGCGCTCCGCTGTCCCTGGGTTTTGTGCGAGATGGCAAACTGGTTTGCGGCTACCACGGCCTTGAAATGAACTGCAGCGGCAAATGCGACAGTATGCCTGGTCAACGGGTTCGCGGCTTTCCGAGCAATCGCTCCTACCCTGTTGAAGAGCGCCACGGCTTCATATGGATTTGGCCCGGCGACCCCGATAAAGCTGACACCAGCTTGATTCCCGAGCTGCACTGGGCCAATAACCCTGACTGGGCTTATGGCGGCGGTCTCTACCATATTCAGTGTGAATATCGTCTGATGATCGACAACCTCATGGATCTTACCCATGAGACCTATGTGCACGCCTCCAGCATTGGCCAACCCGAGATTGAAGAGGCTGCACCGGAAACAACGGTGAACGGCGATGAAGTGGTCACCAGCCGTGAAATGGAAAACATACCCGCACCGCCTTTCTGGCAGGCTGCCCTCAGGGGAAACGGGCTTGCTGACGACGTACCCGTTGATCGCTGGCAGATTTGCCGCTTTACGCCTCCTAGCCATGTGTTAATTGAAGTCGGCGTCGCCCATGCGGGCAATGGCGGGGCCAATGCTCCGGCGAATGTGAGAGCCTCAAGTATTGTGGTCGACTTTATCACCCCAGAATCAGACACCTCTATCTGGTACTTCTGGGGGATGGCACGCAACTTCAAGCCAGACGACCAAGCGCTTACCGATAAGATCCGTGAGGGACAGGGCAAGATCTTCGAAGAGGATCTTGAGATGCTCGAGGCACAGCAGCGTAACCTACTTCGATATCCTGATCGCCAACTGCTGAAACTCAATATCGACGGCGGCGGCGTACAGGCACGCCGTATCATTGACCGTATTCTGACAGAAGAGCGGGCAACACAAACCAAGGAGCTGCCAGCATGA
- a CDS encoding PDR/VanB family oxidoreductase: MSHPALSLVVEVKARHEEALGIVTFELVDPHGRPLPPFSAGAHIDVQVKEGVIRQYSLCNHSEERDRYLIGVLRNEASRGGSIAMHDEIKVGNLLLISAPKNHFPLKPAKRTYLLAGGIGITPLLCMAERLARTDADFELHYCARSAERMAFRERIKTSGFANRAYFYLDDDDASPALDLEKLLSEPEADAQVYVCGPSGFINAVISTGKQCGWSADQLHTEYFAGAETASEDDGSFEVRIASSGAAFSVPADKTVYQVLAENGIDIMVSCEQGVCGTCLTRVLEGEPDHRDLYLDDDEHAANDLFTPCCSRAKSKTLVLDL; the protein is encoded by the coding sequence ATGAGTCATCCCGCTCTATCGCTAGTCGTTGAAGTCAAAGCGCGCCACGAGGAGGCGCTTGGCATCGTCACTTTTGAGCTTGTCGACCCTCACGGCCGCCCACTTCCTCCCTTCAGCGCAGGCGCCCATATCGACGTGCAGGTTAAAGAGGGAGTGATCCGGCAATACTCTCTGTGCAACCACTCTGAAGAGCGGGACCGCTACTTGATCGGCGTATTGCGTAATGAAGCCTCCAGAGGAGGCTCCATCGCCATGCACGATGAAATTAAAGTGGGCAACCTGCTACTCATCAGCGCACCCAAAAACCATTTCCCGCTTAAACCCGCAAAGCGCACTTACCTGCTGGCGGGCGGGATTGGTATAACGCCACTGCTGTGCATGGCAGAGCGTTTAGCGCGTACTGATGCGGATTTCGAGCTGCACTACTGCGCACGTTCCGCCGAGCGCATGGCCTTTCGTGAGCGTATCAAAACATCAGGTTTTGCCAATAGAGCATACTTCTACCTGGACGATGACGACGCATCTCCAGCCCTCGATCTGGAAAAATTGCTCAGTGAGCCAGAGGCTGATGCCCAGGTCTACGTCTGCGGCCCTAGCGGATTTATTAATGCCGTCATATCCACAGGCAAACAGTGTGGCTGGTCAGCCGACCAACTGCACACCGAGTACTTTGCAGGCGCAGAAACAGCCAGCGAAGATGACGGCAGCTTCGAGGTACGTATCGCCAGTAGCGGCGCCGCCTTTTCAGTGCCCGCCGATAAAACGGTTTACCAAGTGCTGGCTGAAAATGGTATCGACATCATGGTGTCCTGTGAGCAGGGGGTCTGCGGCACCTGCCTGACCCGTGTGCTTGAAGGCGAACCCGACCACCGGGATTTATACCTGGATGACGATGAGCACGCGGCCAACGACCTGTTCACGCCCTGCTGTTCCAGAGCTAAGAGTAAAACCCTTGTGTTGGATCTTTAA
- a CDS encoding TRAP transporter substrate-binding protein translates to MPTRLAKATLFGVFAFSFAAPSVEASTTLRVAHVWPGGSMIDRELFQAWAESVEEASNGELKVEVFPSQTLAKSAQTYESAVMGIADVGASAQGYTAGRFPLTQIVELPGVSASARQGACILQSLYDQGHFEQEYADTRPLFLFTTGPGYLHTKDQLIETPADLEGLRLRRPTPVVGDMFERLGAQAVGMPAPDVFTSMQRGVVDGLSFNWEGMKTFRLNELAQYHTEVPLYDLSLFATMSQRSYDSLPADLQQVIDDHSGLEWSLRAAEVYDEMIRQGREEAVEAGHEFIVIEDALEDPEWGPVLQQTIDDYLDDIGGSANDIYKAAIDLQQSCAA, encoded by the coding sequence ATGCCCACCCGCCTAGCCAAGGCAACCCTATTTGGCGTTTTCGCCTTCTCATTCGCTGCCCCTTCCGTGGAAGCCAGCACCACACTTCGAGTGGCGCACGTTTGGCCGGGTGGCTCAATGATAGATCGTGAGCTTTTTCAAGCCTGGGCTGAAAGCGTCGAAGAGGCATCGAATGGGGAGTTAAAGGTAGAAGTTTTCCCCAGCCAGACGCTAGCAAAATCAGCCCAAACCTACGAAAGCGCAGTGATGGGCATCGCCGATGTTGGCGCCTCAGCCCAAGGTTATACGGCAGGACGCTTTCCGCTCACGCAAATCGTCGAACTGCCGGGGGTGTCAGCAAGCGCTCGCCAAGGGGCCTGCATTCTACAGTCGCTTTACGATCAGGGACACTTTGAACAGGAATACGCCGACACACGCCCCCTGTTCTTGTTTACTACCGGCCCAGGTTATCTGCATACCAAAGATCAGCTAATTGAAACTCCGGCTGATCTCGAGGGGCTTCGACTACGCCGCCCCACGCCAGTGGTAGGTGATATGTTCGAGCGCCTTGGCGCCCAAGCGGTGGGCATGCCAGCGCCAGATGTGTTTACCTCTATGCAGCGGGGTGTCGTCGACGGCCTCAGTTTCAACTGGGAAGGAATGAAGACCTTTCGGCTAAACGAACTGGCACAGTACCATACCGAAGTCCCCCTATATGACCTTTCGCTGTTCGCCACCATGAGCCAGCGAAGCTACGACAGCCTGCCAGCCGATTTACAGCAGGTGATTGATGACCACAGCGGCTTAGAGTGGTCGCTTCGCGCGGCAGAGGTTTACGACGAAATGATACGTCAAGGGCGTGAAGAAGCCGTCGAGGCCGGGCATGAGTTTATCGTCATCGAAGACGCGCTCGAAGATCCTGAATGGGGCCCCGTGCTGCAGCAAACCATTGATGATTACTTAGATGACATTGGCGGCTCTGCCAACGATATCTACAAGGCCGCGATAGATTTACAGCAAAGCTGCGCGGCTTAA
- the pcaG gene encoding protocatechuate 3,4-dioxygenase subunit alpha, producing MNQPNSQPTSDLMLRETASQTAGPYVHIGLALAAAGNPVRDEEIWSEMAKPDAEGEHIQVVGTVIDGNGDLVRDAFLEAWQADANGHYQADYDLSKPFNSFGRTATTFDHGSEWSLTTIKPGAVKHPSGQLMAPHINLTLFARGVNIHLQTRLYFDDEAEANAQCPVLSRIESPARRQTLIAKREEQDGQVRYRLNIRLQGEGETVFFDF from the coding sequence ATGAATCAGCCTAACAGCCAGCCGACCAGCGACCTGATGCTGCGTGAAACCGCCTCGCAAACCGCAGGCCCCTACGTGCACATCGGTCTTGCCCTCGCCGCTGCCGGTAATCCCGTGCGGGATGAAGAGATCTGGAGCGAGATGGCCAAGCCCGATGCAGAGGGTGAACACATTCAGGTGGTAGGTACCGTTATCGACGGCAACGGCGACCTGGTGCGCGATGCCTTCTTGGAGGCATGGCAAGCGGATGCGAACGGTCACTACCAAGCCGATTACGACCTGAGCAAGCCGTTCAATAGCTTTGGCCGCACGGCCACCACCTTCGATCACGGCAGTGAGTGGTCGTTAACCACCATTAAGCCCGGCGCGGTGAAGCACCCCAGCGGCCAGTTAATGGCCCCGCACATTAACCTCACACTGTTTGCCCGGGGCGTGAACATCCACCTACAAACACGGCTCTACTTTGATGATGAAGCTGAGGCGAACGCCCAGTGCCCGGTGCTATCCCGCATCGAATCTCCGGCGCGTCGGCAAACCTTGATCGCCAAACGTGAAGAGCAGGATGGCCAGGTGCGCTATCGTTTGAATATTCGACTGCAGGGTGAAGGCGAGACGGTGTTTTTTGATTTTTGA
- the pcaH gene encoding protocatechuate 3,4-dioxygenase subunit beta: MTHDNKRFVARDRNWHPPAYAPGYKTSVARSPQQALVSMQQPTASELTGPDFSHLRMGPHDNDLLMNFSQGQGLPQGERIIMFGRVVDQFGKPIPHTLVEMWQANAGGRYRHKNDKYLAPLDPNFGGVGRCLTDEQGFYRFRTVKPGPYPWPNDMNSWRPAHIHVSVTGPSISTRLITQMYFEGDPLIPLCPIVHTLKDPLAVETMIGRLDMAHSKPMDCLAYRFDVVVRGELQTYFENQ; this comes from the coding sequence ATGACCCACGATAACAAACGCTTTGTGGCCCGTGACCGTAACTGGCATCCGCCTGCTTATGCGCCTGGTTATAAAACCTCAGTAGCGCGCTCGCCCCAGCAGGCATTGGTCAGTATGCAACAGCCCACTGCGTCTGAGCTGACAGGCCCTGATTTTAGCCACCTGCGCATGGGGCCGCATGATAACGACTTGTTAATGAATTTTAGCCAAGGCCAGGGCCTTCCCCAGGGCGAGCGCATTATCATGTTTGGCCGGGTGGTAGATCAGTTCGGCAAGCCCATTCCGCATACGCTGGTAGAAATGTGGCAAGCCAACGCGGGAGGGCGCTACCGGCATAAGAATGATAAGTACTTGGCGCCACTCGACCCTAATTTCGGTGGTGTAGGGCGCTGTCTGACCGATGAGCAGGGCTTCTACCGTTTTCGCACCGTCAAGCCCGGCCCCTACCCGTGGCCCAACGATATGAACAGTTGGCGGCCCGCGCATATTCACGTCTCAGTCACTGGGCCTTCGATCTCTACCCGACTGATCACTCAAATGTATTTTGAGGGTGACCCGCTGATTCCTCTCTGTCCCATCGTGCACACGCTGAAAGACCCGCTCGCGGTCGAGACCATGATTGGGCGACTGGATATGGCGCATAGCAAGCCGATGGACTGCCTAGCCTACCGATTTGATGTGGTGGTACGCGGTGAGCTGCAGACCTACTTTGAAAACCAATAA
- a CDS encoding alpha/beta fold hydrolase yields MAFHTTNGRSVAYRLLGSEVNPLIVLAHPLGMSQAVWDDVIPALLPRYRVLTWDLPGHGASQAVSGTQITPADLAEEVLALVALAGVQRFHFAGTSIGGVVGQQLIAAQPDRLLSATLTNTGAVIGNPDLWNIRAGRVRQEGLAAMAEEIVPRWFAPATFEASPALKAGWCVQMGRGDDESYAQLCEMLGRDTFTGKLSGKRAKVQLFGGSEDVATPPAVLDALSAELGGVPLEVFDGVGHVPSVEVPALFSQKLLAVLATDLGDVANQGVAYSTGLETRKQVLGDEHVARSTANANTLDAPFQQMITRLAWGELWSNDDLTRRERSMITTGILAALGREELTLHLKTAKRVGLTEAELRQVLMHVAIYGGVPAANHAFALAKELGWGE; encoded by the coding sequence ATGGCTTTTCATACCACCAACGGCCGCAGCGTCGCCTACCGACTGCTCGGCTCAGAAGTGAACCCACTGATCGTGCTGGCGCACCCGCTGGGCATGAGCCAAGCGGTATGGGACGACGTGATCCCCGCGCTGCTGCCCCGCTATCGAGTGCTTACCTGGGACCTGCCCGGCCACGGCGCCAGCCAGGCGGTCAGCGGCACACAGATAACGCCTGCCGATCTGGCTGAAGAGGTGCTAGCGTTGGTAGCGCTGGCGGGCGTGCAACGGTTTCACTTTGCCGGTACCTCCATTGGTGGTGTGGTCGGCCAGCAGCTGATTGCCGCACAGCCTGACCGGCTACTTTCCGCGACGCTGACCAATACGGGGGCGGTAATCGGCAACCCCGATTTGTGGAACATCCGCGCTGGGCGCGTGCGTCAGGAAGGCTTGGCGGCGATGGCTGAGGAAATCGTACCGCGCTGGTTTGCTCCTGCGACGTTCGAGGCAAGCCCCGCACTGAAAGCGGGCTGGTGCGTGCAAATGGGCCGTGGCGATGATGAGTCCTACGCTCAGCTATGCGAAATGCTCGGCCGCGACACCTTTACCGGCAAGCTTTCCGGCAAGCGCGCCAAAGTGCAGCTGTTTGGCGGTAGTGAAGATGTGGCCACACCGCCTGCGGTACTGGACGCGCTCTCTGCGGAGCTCGGTGGCGTCCCGCTGGAGGTTTTTGACGGCGTCGGCCATGTGCCCTCAGTAGAAGTCCCGGCACTGTTCTCACAAAAGCTGCTCGCCGTGCTGGCAACGGATCTAGGCGATGTGGCCAACCAAGGCGTGGCCTACTCGACCGGCCTGGAAACCCGCAAGCAGGTATTGGGAGATGAGCACGTGGCGCGTTCTACCGCCAACGCCAATACCCTCGATGCCCCCTTCCAACAGATGATTACTCGCCTGGCCTGGGGCGAGCTGTGGAGCAACGATGACTTGACCCGCCGTGAGCGCAGCATGATCACCACGGGTATTCTTGCCGCGCTAGGGCGTGAAGAGCTAACCCTGCACTTGAAAACCGCCAAGCGGGTTGGCCTGACTGAAGCCGAGTTGCGCCAAGTGCTCATGCATGTAGCGATTTATGGCGGCGTTCCGGCAGCCAATCACGCCTTTGCCCTTGCGAAAGAGCTGGGCTGGGGCGAGTAG